One genomic region from Entelurus aequoreus isolate RoL-2023_Sb linkage group LG14, RoL_Eaeq_v1.1, whole genome shotgun sequence encodes:
- the LOC133664639 gene encoding zinc finger protein 260-like, translating into MCERTIAKYEEELCPTKEEKERRHQLQDAVFKKHQVVLHRTDIQQAPHLKEEEEDPQPPHMKEEEECLITQEGECLLGQEEDDVTKFPLTVVSVKTEEHEDKPPESSQLHHSPNVCEEQLLPEKQECSFRMVKEDPSKRKTRRHGPSSVDFSSLTQTLPCKKEEENSLTLHIKEEEEEHCISQPKWLEEFPVTGVPVKSEEVKGESEEKREAEPPSSSSTQHMTTEADGDHCGGSQADKLLAPLSDSEDTTSHSPDTDDEDSKDDKTCHTDNTHFKCSHCDKTFKYHWYLKRHMRTHTGEKPFICSICGKGFVESRNLKVHMRRHTGEKPFSCSICGQGFAQSLCLKKHRTRHTGEKSFICSICSKGFVESHKLKVHMRTHTGENPFSCSICGKAFVQCNHLKRHMKTHTGEKPFTCSICGKGFAESHKLKVHMRTHTGEKTFSCSICSKGFLESCSLNVHMRTHTGEKPFSCSICGKAFVQCNHLKRHIRTHTGEKPFSCLICGKGFTQNQCLKRHKRTHSGEKSH; encoded by the exons atgtgcgaaagaacgatagcaaagtatgaggaggaactttgtccaacaaaagaggagaaggagcgacgaCATCAACTacaggacgctgttttcaagaaacatcaagttgtgttacacagaacag acatCCAGCAGGCCCCCCatcttaaagaggaagaggaggatccacagcccccccacatgaaagaggaagaggagtgtttgatcactcaggagggagagtgtcttctagggcaggaggaggatgatgtcaccaagtttccactgactgttgtctctgtgaagactgaagagcatgaagacaaaccacctgagtcctcacagcttcatcacagtccaa ATGTCTGTGAAGAACAGCTTCTGCCTGAAAAACAGGAGTGTAGCTTCAGGATGGTGAAGGAGGATCCATCAAAGAGGAAGACCAGGCGCCACGGACCCTCTAGCGTCGACTTTTCCTCTTTAACACAGACCCTTCcctgtaaaaaggaagaggaaaACTCACTGACcctccacattaaagaggaagaggaggaacactgcATCAGTCAGCCTaaatggttggaggagttcccagtgactggtgtccctgtgaagagtgaagaggtaaaaggtgaaagtgaggagaagagagaggcggagcctccaagcagcagctcaacacaacacatgacaacagaagctgatggagaccactgtggaggatcacaagcagacaagctcttagctccactatcagatagtgaggacacaacgtcacactctcctgacactgatgatgaagactctaaagatgataagacatgtcacactgacaacactcacttcaaatgttctcactgtgacaaaaccttcaaataccaTTGGTATcttaaaagacacatgagaacacacactggagaaaaaccttttatctgttcaatatgtggtaaaggttttgtagaaagtcgcaatttgaaagtacacatgagaagacacactggtgaaaaacctttttcttgttcaatatgTGGTCAAGGTTTTGCACAaagtttatgtttaaaaaaacacagaacaagacacactggagaaaaatctTTTAtatgttcaatctgtagtaaaggttttgtagaaagtcacaaattgaaagtgcacatgagaacacacactggtgaaaaccctttttcctgttcaatctgtggtaaagcttTTGTACAATGTAaccatttgaaaagacacatgaaaacacacactggtgaaaaaccttttacttgttcaatctgtggtaaaggttttgcagaAAGTCACAAattgaaagtgcacatgagaacacacactggtgaaaaaacgttttcctgttcaatctgtagtaaaggttttttAGAAAGTTGCAGTTTGaatgtacacatgagaacacacactggtgaaaaacctttttcctgttcaatctgtggtaaagcttTTGTACAATGTAaccatttgaaaagacacataagaacacacactggtgaaaaaccattttcttgtttaatctgtggtaaaggttttacacaaaatcAGTGTTTGAAAAGACACAAGAGAACACACAGTGGTGAAAAATCACATTAG